The window tgtttccccatctattttccatgaagtgatggaaccagatgccatgatcttagttttctgaatgttgagctttaagccaacttttttcactctcctccttcactttgatcaagaggctttttatttcctcttcactttctgccataagggtggtgtcgtctgcatatctgaggttattgatatttctcccggtaatcttgattccagcttgtgcttcttccagccaagcgtttctcatgatgtactctgcatataagttaaataagcagggtgacaatatacagccttgacctactccttttcctatttggaaccagtctgttgttccatgtcctattgtaactgttgcttcctgatctttGAATAGATGcagattatttaattttatttgtgtcATAATTGAACctaggattttaattttttatttttgtgcaaAGAAAATATAGATCCAAGAGACTTATCTAATTCTGATCTTAATTCTACTGCTATCTACCTGTGGGCCTTCAAAAGTCATTTAGTACTTTGCTGAAGCTGCTAATCCTTTCTGTAATGGTCCAGTGAAGAAGGCCATCATTATAAGATGTTCTCTGgaagcatttacatttttaaagaaacagtgatttatttactctctactttttttctttctctaaaggaAAACACTTTTTTATTCCTCTagtcttttgtaaataaagaggAGCTCCTATTATACGGATAAATGACTCCTCTTTGGAATTAGCATTCCTGAAACTTGAATAAAgtagaaagaaacaggaaacGCCTTATCTTCCAACCTGTTTAGGTAGGCAAGGCCACAGACTAAGAGCGACAAGTTAGAAAACAGGCCTTTGATGTCAGGAAatctccttcctttcccctcaCTCTACTCCCATATTGCCATTTGATTTCCTTATGATCAAGTTCACTTCTCTGTAGACTAGAGTTAGTGTGATTCTTTAGACTCTAACATTTGTCTAGAcggttcccccccaccccccaagcaaAGTTAAATTCTCTTCCATGGCTTCATTTTCAGATTGTACAGTTTGGGTTAGAGTTTTTTCCAGCTTTTTTGAGCTGAAATCAGAAATTGAATTGATAAAGAATTCTGGAATTACTTGAAAGCAAGATTTTGGCCTTTACTGGAGGAGGAAAGTTGTTCAAGTTTTAACTGATTCATTGTTATATCTCACTTTATTCCTGGAAAGGACTTACGGTAACAGTTGTGTACAAAGATCATTTACAGCCAGACTTCATGAGAGAGTTACATTCACTTTTTCACCTGCCATTCACTCCATGAATTTCTGACTCTCCTCTGTTCCTCTGCTGCAATTCCTCACAGCAGAGCACCAGGGGATCGCCATCACtaactggacttttttttttttttctgctgcacAGCTTGGCTTgttagatcttagttccctgaccagggattgaaccccagcccctCAGAAGTGAGAACACAGAGTCCTAGCcattggacagccagggaagtcccctgaaaagaattctttttatgGCTTTGCTGTAGGGTGTGTGATTGCTCTTTACTTTTATGTgcattttttctgattataatagTAATATATGCAGTATATACTCgtgaaaattctggaaaaagaCATCATAATCTCTGTCCAGAAAACTCGTTGAATTTCTGTCGCAACTGTCTTGTTCCTTCCCTCTTGTTTCTCTTGGTCAGACTTGCATGCATCATTTCTTAAAACTGAACTTACCTTTTTCCTGCTGCATACTAACAGCTCACCTGCTTTTGTTGCTGTCTCACTAAAAGGTGCCACTCTTCATCAGGTTGCTATAGCCATGAGGAGCCATCCTTGACACCCTCCCTCAACCTCCATTTATAATCAGTCGCTAAATAAAATGGTACCTGTTTTTCGTTTCTGATCCATTTACTTCTGTCTCTTCGGCTTAGCTGGGATGCTGATTATTTCTcagctgcctcagtttccccaaaagCGTCATCTAACTTGTGAACTCCTAGGACTTTATCTTCCTTCACGGCTTTTCTGACCTGTTTGTGTGCCCTCAAGACTGAACTTGGTACTGACGGTCCCTCTCCTCCGTTCACACACTCCTTCCTCCTTTGTCCTCTCCCTCCGCCTTCTGCCCTCAGGGACCCTCACAGCACCTGTACCGCCCCTtataacacatacacactctatATTGTAATTGCCTATTTGATTTGACTGTCTCCTTAAACCcgcgttccatccctgggtcaggaaggtcccctggagaaggaaacagcaacccactccagtgttcttgcctggagaatcccatgggcagaggagcccggtgggcccCCGTAcaaggggtcgcaagagttggacatgactcagtgactaaaccaacCAAGGGCAGTAACTGTGTCTTATTCATAATTGCACCACTAAATTCCAGCCCAGAGtgtttattaataaattttgGATAATAAATGGATAGAAAGAAATGGGTGGTAGTTAGTATGAAAAAAGTTTGAAGCTGTTTCCTTAGTTTTATGACTCTGCCTACCTTAAAATTTGTATCTTAGGTGATACATTTGGCTTTCATCTACGTGGTCCTGTGTTAATGGTCTGTGAACAAGTTTCCGAAGTTTGAATTATGAAAGGGCAAGGCAGGAGTGGGCTCCATGACCTCGCATCTCATTGATTCAGGGGGTTAGGCTTTTAGCTAACAGCACTGTAGAGAGAAAATATGGCAGCTAAAACTAGGAATGAACAAGAAGAGGAAGCCATTTTTAGCTTTAGTGATGGGAGAAGGAGTCGAAGTGATTTTCGACTCTTCTGGAGTGGTTGACTAGGTACTTGGTGATGTCATTAAGTAGTTGCTTTgattttttggattctttttgaCATCCAGGTGAGTATGTCTGTCAGGCATGTCATAGCATATGAAGCTTGGGAGAGCATACCACTGGAGCGCCATGAGTCTGTGCTCATTAAAACTGTGAGGTCATTTAGATATATAGCTTAAGAGTAATAATGGTCTAGAGAGAGAACTCTGAGGAATACATAGTGTTTAAAGgctggagaagaaaagaagagagctgGGAAAGCAAAGAAAACTCCTCAGTGCAAAGAAACTGAAGAGTTGGAGTTGGACAGAAATTTGGCAATAAAATGGCCATTGActtttgtatgtatattttaaagagaataaaaaataaaaagatgagtcTGTCTTTACCCATCTGTCAGAGTAGATGCTTCAGTGTGGACTGAATGGTGTTGGGCAGTTCCACCTCACGCCTGTCAGTAGCCCagaccccagccccccagccccaacCAGAACCCCACTGACACTCTTGCATCGAACACATGACCGACCTTTAaattctctttcaaattaaatctaAGGTTAAAAACAGATTCTTGGCCCAatcccagaaattctgattcagcGGGCACAgggatcttaatttttttcaaggaCATTTCTGAGCATTTAACAAACACTCATGTGTGGGTAGGTGCTATAacccacattttatttaattgcaAGGAATCAGGAGTTTATTGTggtgaacttttaaaatactgttgtATGAAGAGATTGGCAACCATGGAAATCTGACTGGAGCTTCCTGCAGTGCCTGTCTGTATTTAAGAGAGTGAGATGGGGTGGGCAAAATGCCACTGTCTGACGTAATCGCTCAAagatgtaaaatttttattttacggATTTTTGCAGTAGATGCCCTCTATCATCCTCGTGCTTCAACACTGACTTCAACCCAAACTCTCAATTTTTGCAAGTTTCTCTGAGTCTTGCCAGCATTTTACTGTCTCAGGGCCTCCAAGCCCAGCAAAGGAAGGGCAAACGGTTAATACCTCAGCCATCCTTCAACCAGTGGAGGATTCCAGCCTGTGCCTAAAGGTTCTGCTTCCTTTGGGGGTCCCACAGAATCACCATTTACTCTCAGCAGTCACCCTGGTTGCATCGAATGACCTACTGGCTTTTTTCCTTCACTGTTGGACCTTCTCTCACTCCTGTTCGGTGGGATCATCTCCTACTTTAATCCTACTAAAACCTTGTCTATTAATAATGTGTTAGTTGAGCTGACTTTGCAGGTTAATATACACAAACAAAAGCCTTCTGTAATCACATTAGTTTATTCCAAATATCGCTGTCTATCAATAATAGCACCTAAAATACTGTGTGGGGGAGGAAGGCGAAGAGAACATAATGTGCAGTGCAGAATGGCACACATTGCTGAAGTTTAAATTTATTCACAAGCATTCTGTAATGAGATCATTATGTGCGAATTAATTGGATTTTTCAACACCTCaatttcttatattttacatGGAAGGGATTGAAGAGATATGAAAAACCAGAAAATTGTTGACACAGAGAGAGGGCACTAGGAATATAAGAGAGGCctcttatattcattttattcatatatatcttTATCGTCTTCTTAAGGAATTTTGGGTAACTCCTTGTAAAACTGACTTATAGAATCTAATGATTCTGtattctataaaatataaagctgttaaaaatgcTTCAGTGCACACAAGGAGGTGGTCTCAACAAATGCAGACTGTAATTGCCAAAGATCAGAAGCAAACCAACCTGATCTATTTCAGGGTGTCTTTACTTTGTGTGCCTTAAAAGTAAGGTTTCTCTTTACCTAGCTTGAAGATACTCATATCCATATTTCTTCTTTTAGCTGAGACTGGACTCTAGGaattaaatttgaaatgaaaagtaaatatgTTCTGGATGATCACTTTCATTCTTGATGGATAACACTGCTATCTGAAAGCAATCACTATGAAGGCTGCCTGTGCAGGCCCTGGGTAACTGTTACGGAGCAAATGAGAAAGGGATGTGACGGACTACCCCATGTGTGTGGCTTAGACTGCATCTCTAGGAACAAGAGTGGGTTTAGAGCCCACATGCTTAGACCTGTGAAAGCCCTTGCTTCACTCCCACCAATCTGTGACTGCGGTGTTCATTTTGGGCTGTAGGTTTATTTTATGGGAGACCAGGCATCCCGACAAGACTTGCTTTTCTCAATCCATGGTGTTCTGTGTAGCAGTGGGATATCTTGACATACAAACTAACAAAAATCATTAAATAATCTAGTAtcccagttcagttgctcagttgtgtccaactctttgtaaccccattgactgcagcacgccaggcttccctgtccgtccccagctcctggagcttactcaaactcatgtccattgagtcagtgatgccatccaaccatctcatcctctgtcgtcctcttctcctcctgccttcaatctttcccagcatcagggtcttttccaatgagtcagttctttgcatcaggtagccagagtattggagtttcagcttcagcatcagtccttccaatgaatattcaggactgatttcctttaggacgcagtggttggatctccttggagtccaaggcactctcaagagtcttctccaacaccacagttcaaaagcatcaattctttggcgctcagctttctttagagtccaaccctaacatccgtacatgactactggaaaaaccatagctttgactagactagtATCCCAACCCCTCAAGTTAGCATTTCAACTCAGAACCAGAGAggaagtgacttacccaaggtaAAATCACCCTGTCCAGCCATTAGTGATATGACAAGGACTAGAACATGTATCTCTAAATGTAATTATCTTTGTGATTTATAAAAAGGTTCCCAtctccatccctggccagggaacaaaGCAGGAACTTTTTTCCTGAACCAGTGAATTAATGAAGATTGTggactttgtattttatttgcagAAAATTTGACAGTTAAGAGCTTATACAGATAGATTGTTTGTTATAGATGTCAAAATACTCAACAGTAACAATAGGTTAGAAAGCAATATAACAGTTCTGATACACTGTTTTGCAATCAATAAAATGCTAGTTATGGTGACTAAGAAAAGCGTTAATATGCCAGGGATTTTGGATGGATTTCTTTTATACTGTGGTTTATGGTTTCTTCTATACTGTGTCTTATACTGATACTTAAGTGTCTTTAGTAAGTttgaatttttttacatttaaagtactAATTTTATGTATAGAATGTTAATTAATGCCAGCCTGAAATTCCTTTAgtctagtcactcagtctgaaatttattttccagCATGTAAACCAGGGATatagttgtttttgcttttgttgttcttgATTTGTATATGAAAAACTAGTGGAAATGAGAATTGGTAGAGATTTAGTGAAACTGAAAGATAATGTTTCTATTACTTGCTAGAACCATGTGagtataagttaaaaaaaaaaaaaacttttctaaaaataaaatcagacttTTAATCAAATGTGTATTTCCTTCTTGTAGAACCTCTGTTATGCACCTTAAGCCATACTGGAAATTCCAGAAGGAAGGGCAACCTCTGGAAATCGGCACGGACACTCTGAGAACTCCTATGAGCCACCAACGGGCTATCAGCGATGAAGAATGCAAAGCTAGCTGTATGAAATCAAGTGTCTTTCCTTCAGCCTCTCTTGGTAAAGCATCATCTCGAAAGCCTTTGGGAATCCTTTCTCCAAATGTTCTGTGCAGTATGAGTGGGAAGAGTCCTGAAGAGAGCAGCTTGAATGTTAAAACCAAGAAGAATGCACCATCTGCAACAATCCACCAGGGTGAAGAAGGGGAAGGGCCACTCGATATCTGGGCTGTTGTGAAACCAGGAAATACCAAGGAAAAGATAGCATTCTTTGCAGCCCACCAGTGCAGTAATAGAATAGGatctatgaaaataaaaagctCCTGGGATATTGATGGGAGAGCtactaaaagaaggaaaaaatcaggGGATCTTAAAAAAGCCAAGATACAGTTAGAAAGGATGAAGGAGGTCAACAGCAGATGCTACCAGCCTGAGCCTTTTGCATGTGGCATCGAGCACTGTTCTGTGCATTACGTGAGTGACGGCGGGGACGGCACGTATGCCGGGAGGCCTCTGTCGGTCATCCAGATGGTGGCCTTCCTTGAGCAAAGAGCCAGCGCTCTGCTCGCCAGTTGTGCGAAAAACTGCACTCACTCACCGGCTGTGGTGCGGTTTTCCGGGCAATCCAGAGGTGGACCTCCAGCCCCCGAGCCTTTGTCCGCCCCAGGAGCATGTGAAGAACCTGCAGAAAGGAGAAATCCTGAGGTTGGTGAACCACAGAGCGAGCCCGTCCGTGTCCTCGACATGGTAGCCAGGCTGGAGTCCGAGTGCCTGAAGCGGCAGAGCCAgcgggagcccgggagcctctCGAGGAATAACAGCTTTCGCCGCAACGTGGGCCGCGTGTTGCTTGTGAATGGCACCCAGGCTGAGGAAAGCAAAGCAGAGAAAGGCGCCTTGGAGGTTCCTGACACTCAGGTGAAAACTGCAGGGTCTGTAtctgtgggctgcagcccctTAAGAGCTGACCGTTGTTCTCCTCAGGGGGACCAGGCCTGGGACGGTGCACCTCGAGGCTGTCCCTCGTTGCCGGCAGGCCTGAGTTTGCACACGGACAGTGCAGAATTAGAGCCAGATCAACAGACTGCCATGAAAAGCAGCAACAGGCATGATGTGGAAATGACAGAGGAACTTGTTGGGCCACCTTTTCCTTCTCGCACCTGTCCCCAAGCCATTGAATTGCCCACAGATGCTGTTGATGGCATTAGTGAAGAGCTTGTGCCACTTGCTAACCAAAATCCTGATCAGCGCAAAAAAGAATCTTTGTGCATTAGTATCACTGTGTCCAAGGTGGAGAAAGACCAGCCTTCCAGTTCAGAGTCTTGTGAAGACCCACTTCCAGGGATGTTGTTTTTTTTGCCATCTGGTCAGCACCAGTCAGACCATTCCCAGTCAAATGAAGCCACAACAGAAGAGTCTTCTGAGGCCAGTCAGCTTGAAGAGGTTGCTGAAGGTGACAGTGCATCTGAGGGAAAAAGTGCCTCAGTTGATTCATTTGTCCCACTGGCTTCTCCTGTGGAGAGTACATTACCAATGCTTGAGGCATCCAGCTGGAAGAAGCAGGTGTCACATGACTTTCTGGAGACcaggtttaaaattcaacagctTTTAGAGCCTCAGCAGTATATGGCTTTTCTGCCCCACCACATCATGGTGAAAATCTTCAGGTTACTTCCTACTAAGAGTTTAGTGGCTCTTAAATGTACCTGCTGCTATTTCAAGTTCATCATTGAATATTACAATATCAGGCCGGCAGACTCTCGCTGGGTGCGGGATCCACGCTACAGAGAGGACCCGTGCAAGCAGTGCAAGAAGAAGTACGTGAGAGGGGACGTGTCTCTGTGCCGGTGGCACCCCAAGCCCTACTGCCAGGCGCTGCCCTACGGCCCGGGCTACTGGATGTGCTGCCACCGGTCTCAGAAGGGCTTCCCCGGCTGTAAGCTGGGGCTCCACGACAATCACTGGGTCCCTGCCTGCCACAGCTTTAACCGGGCAATCCATAAGAAGGCAAAGGGCACTGAAGCTGAGGAGGAGTACTAAAGTGTGTGTGCGAGGCAACAGACCAGTTTCAGAAACTGCAGACACTGGCTAGACACACCATTTCAGTGAGTGTTGCCTCTCAGCCATCACTCCGGGAGAATCTCTGCTACTCCATCAGGACCGCCATTGCTCAGGCGTCTTAAATCTCTGAATTTATGATCTGTATAAGAAAACTGGTCTCATCATTTTATAGTGGTGCCTCACGTTTGATTCAGGGTTGTATCCCACCGTTTGATTCACCTGGCTGTGAATAACTGTGCCTGTTTTCCCAAATCAAATCCTTGAGGATGAAGACTTGCCACCATCAAGAACGTTCAGCAGAGTTCATCACAGACTATGCAGGCAGTCCCCGAAAAGGGGTTCCGGGAATGTTTCGAGCACTGGCCCCGTATTTGAAATAAGTGAATAGTGTCCTATGAAAAGAATAGCAGTACTCTTGGATGAAAAGTATGCTTACAAAGGAAAAGTCAGGCACCTTACTTAGACCTTGTATGCTTGATCTGTGAGGTTGATGTTTGTGAGTGGAGACGGATTTCATGGCCTGTGGTGTTTACAGTGTATATAATGGTTGTGTTTTCCTAGGGCTATGAAAGTGCACATTCAACCCGCGCGCCTTTGCTTTAGATGAGTGCTTTGGCCCCTCTGTAAATAACACCATTAAAATTCAGTTGTAAATAGTGGACGCTGACTGAACATAATCACCACAATGCAGCTAGGATAGCGTTGCAGCTACAATCGTGtgggttgttttggtttttttggggtTGGGGGGGGTCTCATCTCAAATTTGTACATCCTGTATAAAATATGAATGTTTCCCAAATAAACTATGAATGTTTTCTGTATAATATATGAATGTTTCTGAGAAGAAACTCTAAATAGTTAAGAGGTTAACCTGTTGAAAGGATACCAAATAATGGTTTAACTGGACAACCTTAAAAATTAGCATAGAGAACAATCCTTTGTTATATTTTAGTGATTCACCAAGAATGAGAGAATATTATATAGTCAGATTATaacatttttgtctattttattctttctgtctggttacaaattttttttaacttcaataaAAACATGCATCTTAAGTGGAACTTGAGTTTtgcagatttgttttcttttttgaggtaATACTAGAGAGATTATAAACTGAGTCCTAagactttgtttaaaaaattgagttgTTGGGAGGGGGAAAGAGAATTCTACCACTGGAAAGAGGCCATCGTCACAATGTGAGCTTACATTTTTACAGACCTTTAACACTTATTTTGCTTTCATCTGCCCAGGACTGCCTTTATTTCCTGTTGGATGAGGCATTATTATCTATGCATGATGAGTTAACTGTTTTGAAGTCAGTGAGGATATATTCAGACCTGTGTTCATGTAATGCTTGGTGGGGCTGGAAAGTATCTGGCCCCAGAAAGCTGCTGTGGAGGACCTGCAAGCTAGGTTGGCTTGAATTGAGTAGCCACCAACACAGCCTTGCAGCCGCATCAGCTCCTGGCTGTCAGGAGGCCCTGGTGAGTGTTCCGGGGGCGGTGCTGATGGCAATGATGGTTGAAGACCGGGGGTTCCGTGGGAGAAGCATGTGAAGGTGGAGTGAAGCTTTGGCCAGGACTGCCAAGCAGTGGGGCAAGGCTGGAGTCGAGGGAGTCAGGTTCACCTGTGGCGGAGGTGGTGTGGCCACAGAGCGGCTTCTTTCTGCCCTTACCCTTAGGCAGTAGCTGCTCCTCCCTGAAAAGGGGAAACTAAAACTAGGAAGTGTCTCTGGATGCCGAGCAAGCAGGCACATCATGATACCTCCGACAGGACCAGACGAGGCTGAGGAGGCTGACGTCCCCCTCAGGATGTCCGTGTCCTTCCTCGTGACTCACCTCAGCCGACGTGAGGGCGAATGCTGTCCATCCCCAAGGCTGAAGTTTCCGGTACTCATTGTCCTCCCCTGTGTTTGCTCTGCAGCGGCTGTCTCGGTACCTCCCTGATGTGATAGGTCGGTTTCACtcctgactcaggggtaaagGAGGTGTGCACTCGCAGGACTTCATACAGCTCGGTGTGCAGAAAGTGCCTAGAGTGAGTCAGCTTTCACTGTTACTGGTGCCTGGTTCTACATGTGCCCAGGGTGCTTCTCCCAGGTCAGCCATCCTGGATCTGGTTTCACATGGGACACAAAGCTGTGAGTGTGAGGGCCTGGACTGACAAAGAGCAGAAGACAAGGCGGCCCAACCCCATCTTGGCATGCAATTCTTGGGGTCCTCAGAAATCACTGATGACCCCATTTGAACCCAATGCAAGACCCAGTTCCCAGGACTGTGTGAATGGTAAGAGAACTTTGGCAGGTGGCGTCAGAGGGCGCCTCCTCCCTGGTCTTCGTTTCTAGACAAGTGTAGCTTTTCCCCTTAGGAGAAAGATGCTGTGTTCAGAGCCCCCTAGTGCCAAGCTGGGGAAACCAGTTCACTTCTCACTTCTGCAGCACTGCAGTGCTCCCTGCCTGACTGTAGAATCCTAGACTCATACGAAAAGAAGTAATGTGGGCGTGAGGACCCTACGCTCACCTGAACTCCACCCCCGTGGGGACCCAAATAAAGAACACTTACCCCTTCAGCTTTTGCTTCTACAGAGGGTCTGAAATACTTGGCCTAGCAGCTCTCTCCTACCCCTCACGTCACCGTTTGAAAGAAAATCCAGAAAGGAAAGGGCAAAAGGGCCAaggttgaaacattttttttcacgCCTTGTCAAAATGCCTCTGGCATTAATATGGCCTCGTAGAAGGCTCATTCACAACTGAGCACATTCCCTGCCCTAACACACTGCCAACTGCACAGGCGGCGTCTCCTCGGCAGCCcccacctgccctgccctgcccagctGGTTCGCCTGGTAGTTCCTCTCTGCTGCCTCTTGTGTGCCTGGACCTTGCTCGGCAACCCCACTCAGGGCTCACGGAGGGCGGCCGGGCCAGGCCACCCCTCTGGGCTGCACACCCAGGACACGCACATGCCATAAAGTGTTTACAGCCGTCACGCCGATGTGAGGGGTGCTGGCCGGTTCTGACTGCGCTCTGCTGTAACTCCTGGTATAAGAAACATGAAGAGGGATGAAGGGACCTGGGAGGATCTTTTCCTCTGGCCACAGCTGGTCCCAGGGAGCTTTCTTGGTTAGGGTCGCTTCCGTAGCAGCCCTTGCAGTCTTGCTGGGTGCTGTCAGCTGTGTTTGGTATGATCTGGGCCTTGTCATGTTTTCCCTGGCAGCGGGTTCCTTTGGGCTTCCCGACTGCAGAAGGTTGTGAGTTGATAGTTAAGCTTGATCTTGGAGTTCCCTTCCTGGACTCTGTCCAACCACCCTTCTAACTTGGACTTGTCAGGGCCTCCCTGCCAAACTTTATGAACTGGCCTCAGATTTTTTATTACGTGGGTCTTCCggggcattttttccccccactgctTTAATAGCCTCTATTCCTTCTTTACTCAGCAGACTGGCTATTCTTCCTCTACCTCCCACAGCCTACCTCAAAAAGACTAAAGCCCATCTGTGCCAAAACCCTG of the Muntiacus reevesi chromosome 7, mMunRee1.1, whole genome shotgun sequence genome contains:
- the FBXO34 gene encoding F-box only protein 34, with protein sequence MHLKPYWKFQKEGQPLEIGTDTLRTPMSHQRAISDEECKASCMKSSVFPSASLGKASSRKPLGILSPNVLCSMSGKSPEESSLNVKTKKNAPSATIHQGEEGEGPLDIWAVVKPGNTKEKIAFFAAHQCSNRIGSMKIKSSWDIDGRATKRRKKSGDLKKAKIQLERMKEVNSRCYQPEPFACGIEHCSVHYVSDGGDGTYAGRPLSVIQMVAFLEQRASALLASCAKNCTHSPAVVRFSGQSRGGPPAPEPLSAPGACEEPAERRNPEVGEPQSEPVRVLDMVARLESECLKRQSQREPGSLSRNNSFRRNVGRVLLVNGTQAEESKAEKGALEVPDTQVKTAGSVSVGCSPLRADRCSPQGDQAWDGAPRGCPSLPAGLSLHTDSAELEPDQQTAMKSSNRHDVEMTEELVGPPFPSRTCPQAIELPTDAVDGISEELVPLANQNPDQRKKESLCISITVSKVEKDQPSSSESCEDPLPGMLFFLPSGQHQSDHSQSNEATTEESSEASQLEEVAEGDSASEGKSASVDSFVPLASPVESTLPMLEASSWKKQVSHDFLETRFKIQQLLEPQQYMAFLPHHIMVKIFRLLPTKSLVALKCTCCYFKFIIEYYNIRPADSRWVRDPRYREDPCKQCKKKYVRGDVSLCRWHPKPYCQALPYGPGYWMCCHRSQKGFPGCKLGLHDNHWVPACHSFNRAIHKKAKGTEAEEEY